From the Chlamydia ibidis 10-1398/6 genome, the window TAAGAGAACCGGTCGAATATGCTTTAATGAGCGGAGGCAAACGCATTCGACCAATTATGGTCTGTATGGTTGCTCACGCTTTAGGATTAAACAGAGACGTTATCGACTCTGCGTTATCTATAGAGTTTATTCATACATCCACCTTAATAGCAGATGACCTGCCTTGCATGGATAACGATGATGAACGTCGTGGCCGTCCTACGGTACATAAAGCCTTTGACGAAGCATCTGCATTATTGGCATCCTATGCACTAATTCCAGCCGCGTATGCTCGTTTGCGAACGAACGCTAAAAAATTAAAACAGCGAGGGGTTCACCCAGAAGATGTAGACACCGCATATGACACCATCCTAGATATCACGGATAGAAATTTTGGGGCTCACGGCATTTTGGGAGGACAGTATGATGATATGTTCTTCCAAAACAAAGGGTCTGATCATGTTCTAGAAATTATTGGAAAGAAGACAGGTTCTTTGTTTGAAATTTCTTGTTCTGCAGGATGGCTATTCGGAGGTGGGTCGCATACATGTATTCCCCAGATTGTAGAGTTTTCAAAACATTTTGGTAGAATTTTCCAAATAAAAGACGACATTCTGGATATAGAACAAGATCGTCAAGATGTAGGATTAAACTACGCCCTACTGTTTGGCCAAGACAAAGCTATGCAGGCCTTAGAAAATTCAACTAATAGTTGTTTAGCGATACTCGATGCTCTTGAGCAGTACGGATTAAAAGACAACTCTCAGCTAAAAATGCTGATAGAATACATGAATGTAAGGAAGTTTTAGAATATCTGGGTGAGAGGATTTGAACCTCCGCCCCCTTGCACCCCATGCAAGTGCGCTACCAGGCTGCGCTACACCCAGAAAATGTCATTACAGGCAAGTAATACCTTCAAATTGAAATTCGCATTTTTTGAATTCTGCAACACCAATTTGTGCGCATCGTTCAACGATCATTTCCAAAGAATCACCAGAAGATACATCTGCCGCCTCTATATCTACGGCTATGGAAGCAGTGAATGTTGCTCCTCCTTTCTCTCCTTTAACTTTAAAGTTTACGAACATACCTTGTTTTGTTTTTGAGATGTTCTTAAACCTAACTAAGTTATTATCAATAAGATTCTTCATTAGAGTTCTTTGTTTATGGAATCAATAGTCCCAATTATAAGAGTAAATCCCAAATAACTGGAGCTACAAAAGTTACCCACTATGCTATATAAATAGAGAAATATAACGCAATGCTTAGATACGAAACGTGCTACTAAGCATGGTTTTTAGAAAGTTTAATAAAAATCTTTTTACCAAATCTTTGCAGTAGATTGGAGCGTTTAGCGAAAGTAAAAGATAAGCAAGCCCTTACAAATACCAACTATTCCTATTCTTTGAACACAACAGGAGACCTTGAGTCTTCATCAATGACATAAACCAAAAATACTGTTAAAGAGAGCCTAAAAACTTGACTTTTCCTCTCTTTATTTTATGCCAAGAATAGATAGTTTGATTTTCGATGAGTTAATCTCCAAACAAGAATTCACTCCGATAGAAAAAATTTTATGTTTTGAAGATGATCAAGAATTTCAAGCATACAAATCTACAAAACTCCAATCTCCCTTAGCTGCTAGAAATTTAAAAATCTCTAGACAACTTGCAGCTTATATTCTTACAGATAAGGGAGAGATAGATAACGTCAGAGTTGTTGAAGCTATAGAAGCTTTATCTCAAAAACTTTATCCCTTAGGCCCACACAGACATAGCGAAGCCAAGCAAAGGGAGCACATCTTAAACGCACTCAAAGTAGTAAAAGAGGATACTACAATAAGAGATAGGATAAAGAAAATGTTTCTTCCTTCTCATAAATCTGTTCAGGATTTAATTCGCCATACTCTTGCTCTTCCTGAATCAGCTACTCTTACAACAGTACATGTGAGGCAAGCAGCTATAGCTGCATTATTTTCCTATCTACGTCAAGATGTAGGATCTTGCTTTGCTTCATCTCTTGCTATCTTGATTCACGAAGAATATCCCAGCAAATTCATCGCAGACATCGATGATCTACTATCTTCAGGCAAACTAACTAGAGTAATAGGAACAAAAGAAATATCTGTTCCTATTAATTTATCGGGATGTATCGGAGAGCTTTTTAAAAGCTTAAGAATAATAGACTTATATCCAGATCCTATTAAAAAACTATCCTTATCTCCAGGGCTTCAAAAAGCCTTTATAGAGGCGCAAATAATTGACACCTTGGACAATCCTCAAGTATGCCTGCAACAACTTTTATCTCACGAATATCTGTTGCAAAAACTAAGATTTTTAGATGATACCATAACAACTAATGATATCCTAAAAAGTACTCTACTACACTATTA encodes:
- a CDS encoding polyprenyl synthetase family protein produces the protein MTIEEVITSYRKQIEEALQDSLNDFGAKGESIREPVEYALMSGGKRIRPIMVCMVAHALGLNRDVIDSALSIEFIHTSTLIADDLPCMDNDDERRGRPTVHKAFDEASALLASYALIPAAYARLRTNAKKLKQRGVHPEDVDTAYDTILDITDRNFGAHGILGGQYDDMFFQNKGSDHVLEIIGKKTGSLFEISCSAGWLFGGGSHTCIPQIVEFSKHFGRIFQIKDDILDIEQDRQDVGLNYALLFGQDKAMQALENSTNSCLAILDALEQYGLKDNSQLKMLIEYMNVRKF